Genomic window (Ostrea edulis chromosome 9, xbOstEdul1.1, whole genome shotgun sequence):
gtataccaaaagtctagaattctacattatgttattttattcattgacgattagttgcacattcctcctgtatatacattttaacagttacaaacttttggcaaacctatattaacaatggtcaccgaaatTGGTGACGTCACCGATTTAGGACCACAAAGTGACgttttttgttacgaaaatatattcaattaacgtaccaatgaatttggaatttttggatgaaagaAAGGGAATTTCattactttaaaggtaggtgtgtaatttatttatttaatccaagtgattaatgagaaaatcgcggtttatcactaaggtcaccgaaactggtcagtcgacgatacATGTAGGCCTAGTCCGTTTCAGAAACTGTCATGACGTCAcggtgacctaattcgtagctgtATAAGTAAACGATCAGCTGTGtatttctgagccgtagtaGAGTGGAAATAAAGTTCTTGATTTTGTGTGTGATGTAGAGTAGCCTccttggtctcgaaatgtttgaaatataaaacaacatttctcgatCTCGggggttatcctgcaacatacatgaAAACGTGACCTCTATTTTTTAATCATACCACACGTGGAAAGTACACGACTCCTCGTATATATACACAAGAAGTTGGTACTGCGATTAGAGAATAACATCGatgtaaatttcatattcaaCACTGATCAATTTCTAAGACTATTTTTCCGCTattgtaaaaagaaattatctaTTGATGACCGTTAGTTTACTGTTAAAGTGATATTAGCCTCTAAATCTGAAAGTGTCATTATGTAAAAATCTGCTATTGTGATAGCTTTGTATGTAACTCTAACCACAGTCATtaagaaaattatattaaattgattacattgaatatataacatattatatatagaaaTCAGTTTTTGTTtgggaagacaataatgtaattttggtTCATTCAGACGatctggataggttttctaacaaaaaattaattacaaaagtttataaaccttattttttctgtcaccgaaatagtaaatcacaattttgcaacaaaataATTCGACACCAAAATGAGAGCTATTATTGCCTTAAATTTACGAAACATTATTAACGAATATACCACTCAGGAAAATCCCATACACGTGGTTTAATGGTGTTGTAACATACTTTCAGGCTTGGGGGTAAttcatttacaaacattttgatACCGTACATCTAGCTCCATGATAATAAACTACAAATAGACATATGCAGAATTTCAAATGGAGATATTGATACCTAGTGGATTCATGCTGAGGTTTtatataagaaaatatttttccgttttgaaaatacacgagggtatgaaatGTAACACTTCACGCCGGTGAATTTCATGGAACGCgttaaaatgcattaaatttcgagaataaaatttatttcttataccATTTCTGTCGGAATCCACAGTCGTTGAATTAAACGtacattgtactatatagtATAAGAGTcataaagccccccccccctcctcattgcatcacattcatgaagaaattgCTATCATTACAAATGGTAatgatatcaaaggcaaaaacattagaaatgcaattatttaagaaattaatttcatttttgaattcaGAAAATTCACGAAAacatgaactgcgatgctttaCGCCAGCATGCTTAATATAGCGTGTTAGTATTTCATGAAAAGTGTCCTGGCGTGAACCGTTGCTGTTCATGCCCTCATGACCGGAGGTTTTATTGAGAGGGGTATAAGACCGCTTTTAGTTCATTATATCATAAATTGAAAACAATATAGAAAATGAATTCATTGGGCATGGCTTGTTGTGATACATGCAGCACCAACAAAATGAATTCGGGTGTCATGACCTGTAGTGATAAGGTCACGGACAACAAACGACATTCAGTTGTAGTTTGTAGTGGTTCATGCACTAAAAGCAAGTGTTCTTGTTCAGCAAGATAAAAATAAACGTGAGAGTAGTACAACACACATGACCTTATTCAGCGCCACTGATAATTTGTCACGCTTGGGTACAATGCGCCTCTATTCTTTATTGAGCTATGTTTGCCTTATAATTAAAACAGTGTACACGTAATACtcactttttgaaaatgatttgatatttaCGGTGTAAAAGTCCAACCTTTAAACCCGAAATCTAAGTCTTATAGCACTTGTAGATTTAAGAATATACTCAAACGACTGAAACAGTTTTATTCATTGAAATAACATCATAATTCCATTTCACCCTGATGTTGCTTGTCTGACATAGAGCGCCTCCTGTGGTGTGATGGCAGAGGAACCGTAACCAGATGACAGCTGCGACAGGAAATAAGCCGCCAATCCACCAAGTGCTAAAACTCCAAAAACACTGTTATTAGACGAAGTTGCGGTAGATGTTGTGGGTGAGGCAGCTGAAATAAAAACGTATATACTAATAGCTGGATAGCTAGTGCTTTATACAAAATTGTGTATTCTTTATAATCATTTACATGATTTAAAACACAGAAGTTAGGCACATAATTTAAAAGGGAGGAGGAACAGACGCAAATAAAGAAGAAGGGAGATGAGAGAGGAAGGAGTGATGGAAGAGAAAAGAtgaaagaaaaggaaaagtgATGGATGAGGTCATATGATAGGGAGAGGAGAGCGTTGGATGCGGAGAGATGAAAGGGATGGAGGAGCAATAGATGGGGAAAGATGAAAGGGAGAGAGGAGTGTTGGATGAGAAAAGATGAAAACGCGGTATAAATGATGGATGAAGAGATGAAAAAGGGGTAGAATTTATGGATGAGGAGAAATGAAAAAGTGGTATAAGTGATGGATGAGGAGAAATGAAAAAGTGGTATAAGTGATGGATGGGGAGAGATGAAAGGGAGTGAGGCGTGATGGATGAGGAGAGATGAAATGGGGATAATGGGTGGTGGATGAGGGAGATGAAATAGGGGAGGATGGATGACAAGAGATGAAAGGGGGAGGATGAACAATGGATGACAAGAGGTGAAAGGGAGAGGATGAACAATGGATGACGAGAGATGAAAGGTGGAGGGGCAATGGATGAGGAGAGATGAAAGGGAAGAATGAGTAATGGATGCCAAGAGATGAAAGGGAGGGAGAGGTGATGGTTGAGGAGATGAAAAAGGGGTAGAAATGGTGGATGAGGAGAAATGAAAAAGGGGTAGAAGTGATGGATAAGGAGAGATGAAAAAGGGAAAGAAATGATGGATGGGGATAGATTAAAAAGGGGTAGAAATGAATGAGGAGAGATGAAAAAGAGGTAGAAGTGAAGGATGATGAGAGATGAAGGGAGGGAGGCGTGATGGATGAAGAGAGATAAAATGGGGATGATGATGAAAGGGCGGGAGGGGTGATGGATACCAAGAGATGAAAGGGCGGGAGGGGTGATGGATGACAAGAGATGATAAGAATTAGAGAAGTAAGATGAGGAGAATGAAGGGTCGAGAAGTTAAGGAAGGGTGGAAGAAGGATCTCCTAATACATGCAGGTGTtagaaaattatgaatattgcatcacatgaaactCAGTCATAATGGCTCAGACTTGAAATTACTCATATTACGTCATAAATACCAGAAATGATGTAACTGATGTACTCTTACTTTGACATTTGTCTCCAGTGTAACCTGAGTAACATACACAGACTCCTGTCGTGGCTTTGTTAGCGATGTCAATCGTGTCCATCAGACAGAACCCGTTGCTAGTGGCTGTGCACTTTGTGGAGGCGCCAGGTTGAGTACCTGGGATGTCGCAGGCACTTCCGCCGAAAGCAGCCGCCGCCAATTTGACATCTATGGAAAACAAATCAAGTGACACGTCGTTTATTAGTCCTTAATAATTTAATGTGACACATGGGTAATGATTTGAAACAATGCGTATATGTGACTTATCTTATTGATTTATAGTAAAATTACTTGAAATGTCATGTGTCAATCTAGCACATATGCCCCATCCGTGAAACTAATAAGAGTATATATAGGCAATACATTATCAATTGCAACATACATGAAAAGTCAGGTTTTGTAACTTATCACATTCACACCCGAAAACCCAGGTCAACAACTGCCGTGGATTTCTCGAACAAATCTCAAACAATTTCAGACTTACATTATGCAAGTCCAACTTTCGACTTAAGTTTCTTTCGAGAAATCTAGGCCAGATTTTCTAGAATAATTTAATAAGGTAGGCCTTATGTCAATATCAGCAAAACTTGCTTTGCATGGTGctcttacatgtattataaacacTAAAAATCTGCCATAATAGATTAAAcatgaaaaaaagaattaaGTGTCTTCCTTTTTGCTAACAAAAAATCTGTTAGAAATACTGTACACAACTACATTCCAAAATCTATAAGCAtagcctcccccccccccccccggtccACAAGACAAAAACACCCAAAACTCGTTAGTTCATGAGCTATTCATTAAGTACACTGGGTAGTAAACATAGCGGGAAAATCCACGGACAGGGACAATGCATATTCTTCGGCCATTTTATAGCGGGACAATACATGTGCTATATTTCCGGTCATTTTATAGCGGGACAATATATGTACTAAATTCCCCGGTCATTTTATAGTGGGgcagtacatgtactatattccCCGGCCATTCTATAGTgggataatacatgtattatattccCCGGCCATTTTATAGTGGgacaatacatgtactaaaatcCCCGGTCATTTTATAGCgggataatacatgtactaaaatcCCCGGTCATTTTATAGCgggataatacatgtactaaattcCCCGGTCATTTTATAGTGGGgcagtacatgtactatattccCCGGCCATTCTATAGTgggataatacatgtattatattccCCGGCCATTCTATAGCGGgacaatacatgtactatattcacCGTCCATTTTATAGCCGGACTTAAAAGTTCAAAGCTGATTCTTTGAAACTAATTTTCTGTCTTTCTAATAGTTACACGTGAATTTTACCAAGGAAGAAAATCAGAATGGTCAACAGCAAACTACTAACAAAGACTTTGCCATTCCCGCGGGAAAACCTGCAAGAAATAAATCAGATTCAATATGGATGGCAATTCAGATTGATTTAAAATAATGCAGACTAATTATCAAATTACATGAACTGTGATTATTTTTAgcaatacatgtagtaaaatgAGTTTGAAAACGGTTAATATGCAGTTAATTTTCTGTGTTCATTAAGAGACGAATGTATtgtaaaaatctttgaaattacATTTCAGTATTATACATATTTCACCCTATTATAAAAAAGGAAACCTATTTTACAGtttaaggatgtactctacatcgtcacaatggctgacttcctttcaaaacatggatgaaaatataaatatcagcaatatttgtctattcatttaaaaaataatcgcCTAGCCGAGTATCTCAGGTTAGGACATCGACTGATAAACTGTAGATCGCgagttcgagtccagcaggggtttcaATTTCCccccagattgctttctactaaacctgcatttttgactaaataaagtaaatttgaaagtttgcaatttcaaaatattgtacatatcctccacttttcatccatatcaaatttctctggtgtagcatacctacttaaacaaactatttcaattaaaattttgaGTGTAAATAgttaaaagttttacttacatatttagaattttcttccGTAACCTTTATCCCAGAAAGCTCTGGAAATTTATTCATTCATCTGCCTCGCATATGTATTTCTAACACACCGTGTctcacatatatatacacacaataaaACCACGAGTATTACACCACATCAGTAATAACGGCATGTCTTGTGAAGTACATCAAATAATTACGTTTTTATATTCTGTGTTATCGATGAATTACTAGGATTATACTTTGATGACGTAAACTGAATTCCGAGCGGGTACTCCATgatataaagatattttttttttcggacTGATGCATTTATATCCCTATCAAAAGGCCAAGGACCCTTGAGGTTCGCGATGGGAGCTTCGTAATGGTAAATTCCGTATGCCAAATGTTACTGAATAATTCAGAATATATGTTAATAGCCGTTCGATGAAATTGAAATTAGTACTTcaacaataatatttttaactGATATTCTTGTATACATATTGCCATTCTAGGATCACTGTCAGCACCCTTAAGTGACAGACGAATTACGTCACCAATGATACTTCCGGTAATGGCGACGGCGGTAATCCTTAATAGATTGACAAATGTAAGAGTAACTCACCATACTTTGCCAATGAACAGAAGTTGtcttagattgattgaatattg
Coding sequences:
- the LOC125660071 gene encoding uncharacterized protein LOC125660071; this translates as MFSRGNGKVFVSSLLLTILIFFLDVKLAAAAFGGSACDIPGTQPGASTKCTATSNGFCLMDTIDIANKATTGVCVCYSGYTGDKCQTASPTTSTATSSNNSVFGVLALGGLAAYFLSQLSSGYGSSAITPQEALYVRQATSG